A DNA window from Caretta caretta isolate rCarCar2 chromosome 7, rCarCar1.hap1, whole genome shotgun sequence contains the following coding sequences:
- the C7H10orf88 gene encoding ATPase PAAT isoform X1, translated as MASGSLAGVAATEAGRRSASGPLRHPRIAAGCSWDCASPSSPGGLADTLRLLPEGASDGEALAPPENGENSLVLERRLNDEKETPCLLYLQCDPHGSEQIVCVGIVSEARNMEVYVGEEYCGTGRGQNVCTIQNDRNDKVTLYKKYLKLEYSTTSCRIKLLSIGERQRVLLTKIVVQVRSVSAKSASDLSSLGSNVDLDRIQTMVESIGSKLSPGAQQLMNMVRLQQKNSFPLRDKLQCIFGKRESVFGDKHTVDGLHNAAAFKGLDQSSDEPFPFKSCLTTETVFGDLKTHTGMNTWIPGRENIPDLETLKTMQQSTPLPGNDFKVMLSSLMQEQASANPNMPSSGLLLPFLQNLCGQVNHLRLDDGNKHFEKSTMDEEEGIQTIGREQQPICSYLEKVISKNMELMERKLMDYIDRSMQKLQEHIDTKVVLLMDMVQNSKTNKMSQEHYDSGEGLSNGER; from the exons ATGGCGAGCGGCAGCCTGGCGGGCGTTGCGGCAACCGAGGCTGGCCGCCGCAGCGCCAGTGGCCCCCTCCGGCACCCCCGCATCGCTGCCGGCTGCTCCTGGGACTGCGCTTCCCCCTCGTCTCCCGGGGGCCTGGCGGACACCCTGCGTCTCCTTCCCGAGGGAGCCAGTGACGGCGAGGCGCTGGCGCCGCCTGAGAACGG GGAGAACTCTTTGGTTTTGGAGAGACGTTTAAATGATGAAAAGGAAACTCCCTGCTTACTGTACCTGCAGTGTGATCCTCATGGATCTGAGCAAATAGTCTGTGTTGGAATTGTAAGTGAGGCAAGAAACATGGAAGTATATGTAGGAGAAGAGTATTGTGGAACTGGTAGGGGACAGAATGTCTGCACCATCCAGAATGATAG AAATGACAAGGTTACCTTATACAAAAAATATCTTAAATTGGAGTACTCCACAACCTCTTGTAGAATTAAG CTGCTTTCCATTGGTGAAAGACAAAGAGTACTCCTAACTAAAATTGTAGTACAAGTAAGATCAGTTTCTGCAAAATCTGCCTCAGATCTTTCTTCATTAGGATCAAACGTAGATCTAGACAGAATTCAAACTATGGTGGAATCCATTGGGTCAAAGTTATCtccaggtgctcagcagctcaTGAATATGGTTCGACTTCAGCAGAAG AACAGTTTTCCTCTTAGAGACAAACTTCAATGTATCTTTGGAAAAAGAGAATCTGTCTTTGGAGACAAGCATACAGTTGATGGATTGCACAATGCAGCTGCTTTTAAAGGATTAGACCAATCATCCGATGAACCCTTTCCTTTTAAAAGTTGTTTGACAACTGAAACAGTTTTTGGAGATTTAAAAACACATACTGGCATGAACACATGGATACCTGGTAGAGAGAATATTCCTGATCTTGAAACACTTAAAACTATGCAACAAAGCACTCCTCTTCCTGGAAATGATTTTAAAGTTATGTTGTCATCGTTAATGCAAGAGCAAGCAAGTGCAAACCCAAATATGCCCAGTTCTGGGCTGCTGCTTCCTTTTCTTCAAAACTTATGTGGTCAAGTAAATCATCTTCGGCTAGACGATGGGAATAAGCATTTTGAGAAGAGTACAATGGATGAAGAGGAAGGCATTCAAACTATTGG AAGGGAACAGCAGCCTATTTGCTCCTACTTGGAAAAGGTCATATCCAAAAATATGGAACTGATGGAGAGAAAACTAATGGACTATATTGATCGAAGTATGCAGAAACTTCAGGAACATATAGATACTAAAGTTGTTCTGTTAATGGACATGGTTCAAAACTCCAAAACGAACAAAATGTCACAAGAACACTATGACTCTGGAGAAGGACTCTCAAATGGAGAGAGATAG
- the C7H10orf88 gene encoding ATPase PAAT isoform X2 — MRRQDAFKAGVGGEKQRVLSVCVLLLPGPEQECRENSLVLERRLNDEKETPCLLYLQCDPHGSEQIVCVGIVSEARNMEVYVGEEYCGTGRGQNVCTIQNDRNDKVTLYKKYLKLEYSTTSCRIKLLSIGERQRVLLTKIVVQVRSVSAKSASDLSSLGSNVDLDRIQTMVESIGSKLSPGAQQLMNMVRLQQKNSFPLRDKLQCIFGKRESVFGDKHTVDGLHNAAAFKGLDQSSDEPFPFKSCLTTETVFGDLKTHTGMNTWIPGRENIPDLETLKTMQQSTPLPGNDFKVMLSSLMQEQASANPNMPSSGLLLPFLQNLCGQVNHLRLDDGNKHFEKSTMDEEEGIQTIGREQQPICSYLEKVISKNMELMERKLMDYIDRSMQKLQEHIDTKVVLLMDMVQNSKTNKMSQEHYDSGEGLSNGER; from the exons atgaggagacaagatgctttcaaagctggagttgggggggagaaacaaagggttctctctgtctgtgtcttgcttttgccgggaccagagcaggaatgcag GGAGAACTCTTTGGTTTTGGAGAGACGTTTAAATGATGAAAAGGAAACTCCCTGCTTACTGTACCTGCAGTGTGATCCTCATGGATCTGAGCAAATAGTCTGTGTTGGAATTGTAAGTGAGGCAAGAAACATGGAAGTATATGTAGGAGAAGAGTATTGTGGAACTGGTAGGGGACAGAATGTCTGCACCATCCAGAATGATAG AAATGACAAGGTTACCTTATACAAAAAATATCTTAAATTGGAGTACTCCACAACCTCTTGTAGAATTAAG CTGCTTTCCATTGGTGAAAGACAAAGAGTACTCCTAACTAAAATTGTAGTACAAGTAAGATCAGTTTCTGCAAAATCTGCCTCAGATCTTTCTTCATTAGGATCAAACGTAGATCTAGACAGAATTCAAACTATGGTGGAATCCATTGGGTCAAAGTTATCtccaggtgctcagcagctcaTGAATATGGTTCGACTTCAGCAGAAG AACAGTTTTCCTCTTAGAGACAAACTTCAATGTATCTTTGGAAAAAGAGAATCTGTCTTTGGAGACAAGCATACAGTTGATGGATTGCACAATGCAGCTGCTTTTAAAGGATTAGACCAATCATCCGATGAACCCTTTCCTTTTAAAAGTTGTTTGACAACTGAAACAGTTTTTGGAGATTTAAAAACACATACTGGCATGAACACATGGATACCTGGTAGAGAGAATATTCCTGATCTTGAAACACTTAAAACTATGCAACAAAGCACTCCTCTTCCTGGAAATGATTTTAAAGTTATGTTGTCATCGTTAATGCAAGAGCAAGCAAGTGCAAACCCAAATATGCCCAGTTCTGGGCTGCTGCTTCCTTTTCTTCAAAACTTATGTGGTCAAGTAAATCATCTTCGGCTAGACGATGGGAATAAGCATTTTGAGAAGAGTACAATGGATGAAGAGGAAGGCATTCAAACTATTGG AAGGGAACAGCAGCCTATTTGCTCCTACTTGGAAAAGGTCATATCCAAAAATATGGAACTGATGGAGAGAAAACTAATGGACTATATTGATCGAAGTATGCAGAAACTTCAGGAACATATAGATACTAAAGTTGTTCTGTTAATGGACATGGTTCAAAACTCCAAAACGAACAAAATGTCACAAGAACACTATGACTCTGGAGAAGGACTCTCAAATGGAGAGAGATAG